The nucleotide window GCGAGTCGCTTGGCCGCATTCACATCCCGCGCCTGTTGGGCGGCTCCGTTGGCCAGTTCTTGGATGCTGTGCGATATTTCTGCGGAACTGGCGTTCATGTTTTGGAAAGCTGCCGCCAGTTGCTGAGACAATCCTTTCACTTCGCCCGACTGTTTCTGCACGTTTTCAATTAACGTTTTCAATTAACTTTTTCATGTCAATGATGCTGACATTGTTTTTGATGGCGGCTTGCAAGTCACCAATTTCATCATGGGTATGGAGGGAAGCGTCTCGCAGTATGTCCAGATTCCCGTCCGCCAGCGCCTTCGACAACTTGGAGAGCCGCACAATCGGCCGATAGGTGAGTTGGGTCAACGCGAAAACGACGGCTAGATTGACGAACAGGACGATGCCGATCTGGAGGGCCAATTTTTGCTGCATCCTATTAAGCCCCCTAATAGTATTTGAGATTAGACCCTCCAATGGGCTACAATGAGAACACATGGAGGGGACGCGAAAATGAGACGAAATCGATATCCGAAAGAACTGAAAGAGCAACTGATCCAGGAAGCCATGGAAGTGGGGAATGCAACACAGGTGGCCCGCCGACATGGGATCGATCCGAAACGACTGTATTGCTGGATTCGAGAGTCGCAACATAAGAGCTTCCAAGAAGCCCCCGCGACGGCAAAGCATATTGCTCCATATGTGCCATCCGCACAAGAATTCAAACAAATGGAATCAGAAAACATGGCACTGAAAAAGCTACTTGGCGAAAAGACATTAGAAATTCAAATATTGCAAGATGTAATAAAAAAGAAGAACCCGGGCTATCGGAAAAACTAGAAGTTGCCGATGAGTGGATAGTCCGGGAAGAAACCAGCACCGCCTTTGTCTTGCGTGTCATCGGCATTCACGAAGCCACCTACTACGCACGGCGCCAGCGTCTTCAGAGAGAACCCAAAGAGCGCACCTACAACGGCGGACGGCCGCAACCGGGGTATTCATGGACACAAGATGGAAGGCGAATCAGCGATGAACAAATCAAGGAATACCTGATGGAACTCATTGCTGGCGAAGAGAACATCTACGGATATCGAAAGCTGGGGCTCTGCCTCCATAAACAGCATCAGTTGGTCATCAATCACAAGAAAACCTACCGGCTATGCAAAGAGTTGGACATCCTATCGCCACAACGGAAGATCAAGTCTCAGCACCCGCGTCGGCTGGCGCGCAACCGAACCATTACCGCCTCCAACGAACTCTGGGAGATGGACATCAAATACGGCTACATCGCCGGTGAAGATCGATTCTTCTATCTCATGTCGCTCATCGATGTCTATGATCGCTCGATTGTAGACTACCA belongs to Heliomicrobium gestii and includes:
- a CDS encoding transposase, with protein sequence MRRNRYPKELKEQLIQEAMEVGNATQVARRHGIDPKRLYCWIRESQHKSFQEAPATAKHIAPYVPSAQEFKQMESENMALKKLLGEKTLEIQILQDVIKKKNPGYRKN
- a CDS encoding IS3 family transposase, with translation MVREETSTAFVLRVIGIHEATYYARRQRLQREPKERTYNGGRPQPGYSWTQDGRRISDEQIKEYLMELIAGEENIYGYRKLGLCLHKQHQLVINHKKTYRLCKELDILSPQRKIKSQHPRRLARNRTITASNELWEMDIKYGYIAGEDRFFYLMSLIDVYDRSIVDYHIGLNCEGVDAAKTLKRALWKRNCFEKEMKPIVRTDNGPQFISRVFEETCVQYQVEHERIPPKTPNKNAHIESFHANLERIKHAFDSYQDAHQVVGEYIDFYNQRRIHGSLYDLSPVEFCRQLADGNVPAFVVTL